From Antechinus flavipes isolate AdamAnt ecotype Samford, QLD, Australia chromosome 1, AdamAnt_v2, whole genome shotgun sequence:
TGGAGCTGCTCTGGATCCTCACCCCATTCCCTAAAGAGAACTAAATTTTAAGTTTCTCTCCTTTGTCCCTAACTGTTTTCCATGCCCAGGGCTTCCAGTTCCCAGAGAAGATGTGATCTCTTATTTTGAGCAAAGGGAAGTCCCCTGGATGCTGCACCCAGAAGGCCTGAGGAGCTGCTCTCCAGGTGAGTGAGGAGAAAGCAGGGACATGAGAGTTGTGCTTACAAGAGACTTCTAGGAGCCACCATGAAGTGAAAGCTTGGTTTGGGGGAGGAAGAGCAGCCTTGGAATATTTTCAGATATGTTTTGTCATTGGCTTCCTGGACTAGTCACTGAATCATAGTTTCCCATCTATATAATGAGTGGCTTGCACTCCATGGCCTTGTGGGTTCCAACTCCCAGTGATCATCTGTGGTCCTATAAGGGTCATTGCTTGGAATCTGGGACAGTGGAATTCTCCTGAAGGAGCCAAAAGGGCTCAGGTTGTCTGAGGTGAGCCATTTCTTAGGACTTTGAGTCAGAAAAATTATGTGCCTGCTCCATGCCGAGCTCTGGACTAAGCACCAGGAACAGAAAGAGATGCAAGGGACATCTGTTCTCGTGGAGGTCACAGACTGTGGGGGAGACAATCTACTAGCAACTCTATAGAAACTGACTGTGGACCAGGAAAATTGTTTAAATGTAGTGCCTTAGGAAGTCACTAATTAGTGAGGATAATAGTGGTTTAATGAGAGCACAATTGGGGAGGAAACAGTCAACATGAAATAAAAGTGAGCATTTGTAggacacctactgtgtgccatgcACTAGATAAATAtggtctcattttatccttatgacAACCCTAAGTATTAGGTGCTAGCATTagactcattttagagataaactgaggaaaacagaggtcCTATAACTGGACCAGCAAGCTTCTGAGATGTGAAGAAAACCCGGTTTTTACTGATTCCAAGCCCTATCTATAGTTTTtccactgcccccccccccccccaactctatTCTGATTCTGAAGCTGATATAATGAACATTTCCCCACATATGGAAAATAGAAGAATCAGGCAAGCTGTCATGTAGACATAGAATTTcacttttgaaaattaattaaatttattgctaattattattaaaaagatttctatttctattagcTCATGACAAGTATTGTATTAATAATGTACACAAATTCATTGAAAGGTCACTCacaaatgttgtttttattttctgtagtAAAGTTTAATAATGCAAAGCAACCTTTAAAAGGATAGAATTTCAtcagctatttttgttttttctacctTGGTTAAAGTGGCTACATTATTACTGACTAACCCTTGTTGCCAACCAATGCCTTTGAGAAACTGCGGTAGAAGAAGAGTAACATAAACAGAGGATATGCTCAAATTAGAAAATGACCTTAGCATTTCAGTGAGTGGCATTTTAAGTCCATTTAGGAAGAAAGGTTGTAGACTTCCATGATGATTTCATGATGGCTTCTACTGTGCATTGCTAgggatcatggttttcaggtagccTGCCCTCACTGCTGCAAGAATGGAAAGCCAGACATCTAGATCTGGTGGTTAATGGTTTGATGAGAAGTGATTACTTTGTAACCCAGGAATGAGAGAACTATTCTGGTGCAATGAGAGACAGATACTGAGGGTCCTTTCGTGCCTGTGGCCATTTGTACTTGAATGTTCAAACTTTCTGGAATTTTAGAAACAATTTAATGTTAAAttgagaaactgaaagaatctgTTGCACTTAGAAGCTCTCAGAGTCCCTCAGAGTTTGATGTAATCACTGCATGATCTCATAAAGCTGTGTATTTCTGATCATGGCAGTTTGAAATCACTGCAGAAAGATAGTTGGTAATGTAGATAGATGCACATACATGTCCCAGAGGACAATTTACCACTTAAGGTGCCACTGACAAATGTTTGGGTTAAATCCCttggggaatttttaaaaattgtgtttgtTAAAAGGATAACTAAGGGAATATGatgataattgtttaaaaaaaaaaagtaattagtgGCTACATGAAAAACACATAATGGATCAGAACAAAATCACTTATGCCTTAGATGAAACATGAAAAATCAACATGCAACAAACAAGTCTTAGTATTCTGAATGTGACTTcacataatataatagaaaaaaaaattgaaagtgatCACAAAAAACTCACAGGAAGTATTGACAAAGGAGTTAACTTGTCAAATATTATAGGGAGAGCTTTCCAATCACAGGGTGCAAATTCCAGTCTCTGCTGCTGGGATTTGAGTTAAGTCATTCAAGCATTCTGAGCTGATGGCCTGAGCTGTGCTCCCAGTGAGAATGAAGTCACTTTCTGTGTTGTCACAGGTTTACTGTGAGGATCCAATATATTTGTGCATGAAGCTCATTTAGAAATTCAATCATTCTTAGGATGTCAGATAATGGGATTTTTAACTGATTGATTCTTCCCCATTAGGATTTTGGCTCTTTATCtgaggaaataggaaataattaaatttcttttctactGATAGAGTGAAGGTGAAATAAATGTGTGGATCTGAGTGAGTCTCTGGGAGCACATCCCTGCATGCATGTGTGTGGGTGTGGAGTGTCtgtctttgttttattctttgttctgttttttttttttccccagaaaaagaGATCAGACTTGAAATGAAGGAACATACTGCAGAGCAAAGCCTTTCAGTGGTACAATCTCTCAAACCAAGATTCATCAGTGACGGTCCTGCTAACTTCACTTGGAAAGATATCCTTGATACACTTAAGAAAATCCACATTGGAGAGAAATCTTACGAACATAACCGacgtggaaaggctttcacagaAAGTGAAGCTCTTACTAGACATTTACAGAGAATTTACACTGGAGAGAAACcgtatgaatgtaaccagtgtggaaaggcttttggAAATCAGGGAGCTTTTACTGTACATCAGAGGAcccacactggggagaaaccttataaatgtaaccagtgtggaaaggcttttagagacaagggagctcttactgtacatcacaggattcacactggagagaaaccttataaatgtaaccagtgtggaaaggcttttacacaaaTGGGACCTCTTAcagcacatcagagaatccacactggagagaacccttatgaatgtaaccagtgtggaaaggcttttacacaaaAGGGAACTCTTActacacatcagagaatccacactggagaaaaaccttataaatgtaaccagtgtggcaAGGCTTTTCCAAAAATGGGAGCTCTTGCTGTACATGAGAagatccacactggagagaaaccttatgaatgtaatcaatgtggaaagacttttaggaGAAAGGAAACTCTTagtgtacatcagagaatccacactgaagaaaaaccttatgaatgtaaccagtgtggaaagacttttaggaGAAAGGAAACTCTTAgtatacatcagagaatccacactgaagagaaaccttatgaatgcaaCCAGTGTGGAAAAACTTTTAGAAGCAAGAGTGCTCtcattgtacatcagagaatccacactggagagaaaccttataaatgtaaccagtgtggaaagacgTTTACACGAAGGGAACCTTTTACTGACCATCAGAGAGTTCACActgaagagaaaccttatgaatgtaaccagtgtggaaaggcttttacaagaAGGGGAactcttattgtacatcagaagACCCACAccggagagaaaccttataaatgtaaccagtgtggaaaggcttttagaaaaaGGGCATCTCTTactggacatcagagaatccacactggagagaaaccttgtGAATATAACCAGTGTGGAAATGCTTTTATATACAAATCTGATTGGTTTTTACCAGTTCTATGATGAAATGTAAAGGCATTAAAACAAGGAGGAAAATGAATTAGGGACAGAATACTGGGAGAAGCTGATGTGGTGCTGATACCTTCTATACTTAGCATTGTCTTCCTTTAACACTAGAGGGAgggtaaggaaaggaaaataaaagttgcCTTGGGATAGCAGAAGGCTTCTTGGGCATATTGGAGCCTTCCTTTTCTTCTGGTCACCTGCTTGAAAAGCATGCTAGTGGAATGGGAAGATCCCTccttttggaatcagaagacatggGTTGAATTTATGTTCTGTATCTCTATGGctttgggaaagtaatttaactttAATGGTGCATTCAGGTTAGGGTTTGTAAGGTTCtgtttagctttctggaggtctctgaacCATCcttcgtttcagcagagtaatcaccaggagaatagccagagataaagaacaaaaatctttattgtctctgtcacagtcttgtctccttgcttgGGGCCTGGACTacctttctggaggtcctctggaatgtgTCTTGGCTTTTGTGgggaaggcaggaggaccaccacaatggtttctgtcttgaagtctccctgagTCTGGGAGCTTGTGCTGCAATCTCTAGTCCTCTGTCTTCCCCGAATCTGTTCCAGTTCCCCGTGGTGGTGGGAGATGAAATGCATgtttctggctgagtttgttccagcttatatactctattataattaaaggtgtgaatctattagaactatattaagtactaagtacatgtactgaactagagaactattaattaccatGCTAACCTAGATAACCaatgtcttatcaattccactgagttaacagcttgttgtaagaatttctccagaattctgtatcattacaattattatttaaaagatttatatttctattggCTCATGACAAGTATTGCATTAAATGGCAGATGTACTCAAAGGTCCGTTACAAATATCACTTAATAttgggcttaaaaaaaaaatatatatatatatatatatatatatatatatatgtatatgatgtatatatgATTACTAGATATAAGGTTATGCATATTGGAGAGAAactatgaatgtaaccagtgtggaaaggcttttacagaaAGAGAATCTCTTTAGTGCATGTGAAAATTCAccctgggaaaaaatgttttaaatgtaactagtTTGGATTGGCTTTTACAAGAAGGGAATCTCTTACTGGATATCAGAAGATCAACCCGGAGAGAAATTTTATGAAACCTATGTTGAAAGACTTTTAGACAAAAAGGAGCtcttattatacattatacatcagactatccacactggagagaatcCTTATATATTTAAcaagtgtggaaagacttttataagAACAGATTCTCCTActctacatcagagaatccacagtggaaagaaaccttataaatgtaaacaGTGGGGAAATGTTATACAGAAAGGAGAACTCTTACTGTTCCTCAGAGAATCTACACTGGTAAGAAATTtgatgaatgtaatgaatgtggaaaagcttttccAGAAAGGAAAACTCTTACTGATCATAATAGAATCCACACCAGAGAGAAAACCTTATAagtgtaaccagtgtggaaagactttcaagaAAAAGGGAGCTCTTATTgtacatcaaagaatccacactggagagaaactttaTAAATGTAACTACTAGGGACCTGCTTTTATAACAATGGAATCTTTTACTAGACATCAGAGAATGCACTGAAAAGAAATCTTATATATGTAACCATTTCCAAAATGATTATCCAGAATAGAGCACTCTTAAACACTAGGGAGCAATCTTATAAAGGTAATTCAATATGCAAAACCTTTTACAAAAAAGGGGAAGTCTTACTAGTGATCAGAGAATTTACACTGGAGAGAACCCTTATGAATGTAAGTAGTAggcaaaaaagagctgttattttACATCAGGTAATCCACGTCaaagagaaacataaatataaccagtgtggaaaggctttcacataTAAGAGTTATCTTTCTCGATATAAGATAGTCCATACTGCAGAGAAATCATGAATAATAACTAATATCCCTTTGCCTGAGCTCTGTTTCCTCAATTCAGCTATCTCAGACATTCCTACTTCAGTCTTCTGCTAGGAACATGAAGTCAACAATTAGAAAATGACCTATTGAAGTTCATCTAGGAGGCACAGTAGATACAGTCCTGAGCTTGGAGTCACAAaggactgggttcaaattcaactGCAGAAATATACCAGGTAGTTCACTGActttctcattagtaaaatagcaaatttattattattattatcatccagTTTATTCCCCATTTTGCCATCACAAATGGTATAAATGGTCCTGCCATTTTGATAACCCATGAACTTCAgctctcttttctttgattttcattgACAATACTTGGAGGCCTCAAACAGGGGGACCCACTATGTCTCAGGATAGCCCATTCCTCTCTAGGCCCACTTTAATTGTTACAAACCTTCCTGACATCAGGCCTACATTACCCTCTTTGTAGCTTTTACTCATGGCTGCCAGCCTTAACCTCTGAGGCTGAGCAGGAGAAAAGTCCTCCTGTACCTTGAGCTCAAGGTTCTTCACACTTCTGGAAGTGCATTTCTGTATACCTTAAAACTTATGGAGATCTTCTTAAACCCTGGTACCCAGAACTGAATTCAGCAATCCAGATGATGTCTGATAAGAACACAGAGGGATCATGCTGTACCTGTCCTTGCCTCTTTTCATGCAGCCCAAGATGGCAATAAAATGATTACTGCATCCTAGTGGTTGTTCATGCTAAGCTTGTGGTCAATCCATTGAAACTTCCATCCTAGGAATACATTTGTGGAATTGCTTCTTGGTAACTGGTGTGAGACTTTACAAATGTGAgttatccttttttccccctatattttaattttataattttttttccaattgacaaGAATTTGTATTCTGTCCCTTACACTTCTCACtcattggaaaaaggaaaggacaaatcaAACTCTGATAGAAAATATGcagtcaagcaaaagaaattctcACATCAGTCATGCTGAATAATAGatattcattcatgcattcataTTACTCCCCTAGAATCctggttggtcattgcattgaacAGAGCCCTTGCAATTTTCAAAGTTCTTGTTctttcaaatgtttttgtttgtataatgTTGTTAGATGTATATCACAAAacaaagcaggggtagcaatcagaATTTCAGCAAAGCAAAAGTAGTACtaattaaaacagaaaagaaaggaaactacattttgctaaaaggtaccacagataatgaagcataTATAATAAGCATATAGGCATCCAATGATGCCatccatattttaaaagtcaaatgagctgagggaggaaataagaaaaccacattagtatttttgttttcagaactagataaacctAACACAAAACGtacaagaaagaaatggagattaATAACATATTAGAAAGGTTAtgataaacctctggagaaaatgagtgggaatagaaacaaatatatttctCGATGCTACATGGCCCCTCTGCTTCTATCTCATTCTACATTTCTTCATCCCTTTTTAGTTCTTTTGTagtttcccttcctctcttgccCTTCAACAGGTCCTGTTCATTCACTTTTGATTCCatccattttctcccctttctaatGAGGATTTCTGTCCTCCTCATTCTCTGTTTCCTTTCTGTTTTACCTAGTTTCTCATTCTTTGATTCATAGGTCTTCTACTCCtctaatctttctcttttccctgtaCACTTCACATAATCAAAAGTCTTCAAGATATCCACTGTGACCTCTGCCTTGTGGGTGCTTTGTGCCATTACTACTAAGCTAAT
This genomic window contains:
- the LOC127545924 gene encoding zinc finger protein 420-like isoform X3; its protein translation is MDPGSLRPPQEWVTFRDVAVDFTQEEWGLLDPSQKEMYKEVMLENAWNLLSLGLPVPREDVISYFEQREVPWMLHPEGLRSCSPEKEIRLEMKEHTAEQSLSVVQSLKPRFISDGPANFTWKDILDTLKKIHIGEKSYEHNRRGKAFTESEALTRHLQRIYTGEKPYECNQCGKAFGNQGAFTVHQRTHTGEKPYKCNQCGKAFRDKGALTVHHRIHTGEKPYKCNQCGKAFTQMGPLTAHQRIHTGENPYECNQCGKAFTQKGTLTTHQRIHTGEKPYKCNQCGKAFPKMGALAVHEKIHTGEKPYECNQCGKTFRRKETLSVHQRIHTEEKPYECNQCGKTFRRKETLSIHQRIHTEEKPYECNQCGKTFRSKSALIVHQRIHTGEKPYKCNQCGKTFTRREPFTDHQRVHTEEKPYECNQCGKAFTRRGTLIVHQKTHTGEKPYKCNQCGKAFRKRASLTGHQRIHTGEKPCEYNQCGNAFIYKSDWFLPVL
- the LOC127545924 gene encoding zinc finger protein 420-like isoform X2 — protein: MGPGSLRPPQEWVTFRDVAVDFTQEEWGLLDPSQKEMYKEVMLENAWNLLSLGLPVPREDVISYFEQREVPWMLHPEGLRSCSPEKEIRLEMKEHTAEQSLSVVQSLKPRFISDGPANFTWKDILDTLKKIHIGEKSYEHNRRGKAFTESEALTRHLQRIYTGEKPYECNQCGKAFGNQGAFTVHQRTHTGEKPYKCNQCGKAFRDKGALTVHHRIHTGEKPYKCNQCGKAFTQMGPLTAHQRIHTGENPYECNQCGKAFTQKGTLTTHQRIHTGEKPYKCNQCGKAFPKMGALAVHEKIHTGEKPYECNQCGKTFRRKETLSVHQRIHTEEKPYECNQCGKTFRRKETLSIHQRIHTEEKPYECNQCGKTFRSKSALIVHQRIHTGEKPYKCNQCGKTFTRREPFTDHQRVHTEEKPYECNQCGKAFTRRGTLIVHQKTHTGEKPYKCNQCGKAFRKRASLTGHQRIHTGEKPCEYNQCGNAFIYKSDWFLPVL